A part of Paenibacillus sp. IHBB 10380 genomic DNA contains:
- the yjcZ gene encoding sporulation protein YjcZ, translating into MSEVLGGYGRGCGVGGSTGAILVLFILLVIITSAFCF; encoded by the coding sequence ATGAGTGAAGTTCTTGGAGGATACGGCAGAGGTTGCGGTGTTGGTGGAAGCACAGGGGCAATTTTAGTTCTGTTCATTTTGTTGGTTATCATTACCAGTGCGTTCTGTTTCTAA